CAGCAGCCTTGCCGCTATTTCCCCGTCCCTGAATCGACTTACCAGCACCACTATTCCCCTGTCCATTCCGTAGAGGGCGAGACCGAGAGCGTGCCCATGCCATAGGGCGTATATCTTTCCCTTATCTTTCCTGAACTCGTAACGCTTCTTCCACCTTATAGTTCTCCCTATTATCCTTAAAATCAATCCGATAAAGGGAAGCATTAGAAAAATAAGCCTGTACTTTAACTTATTCATTTGAAGCATATAATATACCTTTTAGGAGGTATGAGTTTGACTAAGACGAAAAGGGTCTCCGACGTTGCAAAGGAGCTTGGGGTAAAATCTAAGGAAATTATAGAATTCCTCAACGAGTATTATCCCAGACCGGACGGAAAGCCCTGGAAGGCTTCCCACGGTTTAGACGAACAGGCACTTGAGATGATATACGACGCGTTCGGTATAAAGGAAGAAGAAGAAAAAGAAGAAGTGGTAACGGAGCAAGCCCAAGCTCCCGCAGAAGTAGAGGAAAAGAAGGAAGAGGAGAAAAAGGAAGAAGTTATCGTAGAAGAGGTTGTGGAAGAAAAGAAACCTGAGGTAATCGTCGAAGAAATAGAGGAAAAGAAAGAAGAAGAAGAGAAAAAAGAGGAGGAAAAACCTAAAAAGAGTGTTGAGGAACTGATAAAGGAAATTCTCGAGAAAAAGGAAAAAGAAAAGGAAAAGAAAAAGGTAGAAAAAGAAAGAAAAGAAGAAAAGGTAAGGGTAGTAGAGGTGAAGAAAGAGGAGAGGAAAGAAGAAAAGAAGGAAGAGAAGAAGGAAGAAGAAAAGCCTAAGATAAAGATGTCTAAAAAGGAAAGAGAGATTATGAGAAAACTCGAACACGCTGTAGAAAAGGAGAAGAAGAAACAGGAAAAGAGGGAAAAGGAAAAGAAGAAGAAGGAAGAGGAAGTAAAGATAATTTACATACCCGAAGTAATTACTGTGAGAGAACTCGCAGAACTTTTAGACGTACCTGCGAACAAAGTTATAGCTGAATTAATGAAGAGAGGAGTTCTCGCAACCATAAACCAGCCCGTTCCACCTGAGGTAGCGGTAGAGGTTGCCGAAAGTTTCGGATACCTTGCAGAAGTAAAGAAGGAAGAAGAAGAACTTGAAGAGGAAGCACTCTTAAAAGAAGAGGAAGAAAGGGAAGAAGAGCTCCAACCCAGACCTCCAATAGTCGTTGTTATGGGACACGTTGACCACGGAAAGACCACTCTCCTTGACAGAATAAGGAAGACAAACGTCGCGGAAAGGGAAAAGGGCGGTATAACCCAGCACATAGGTGCTTCACAGGTTGAACTGCCCGACGGCAGGAAGATAACGTTCCTTGATACCCCGGGACACGAAGCATTCACTACGTTAAGAGCGAGAGGTGCTAAGGTAACGGACATATCGGTTCTCGTGGTTGCGGCGGACGACGGGGTAATGCCCCAAACCATTGAAGCAATAAACCACGCAAAGGCCTTCAACGTTCCCATAATAGTTGCGGTAAACAAGATAGACAAACCTAACGCGGATCCCATGAAAGTAAGGAGGGAACTCTCGGAGCACGGTCTAATTCCCGAAGAGTGGGGGGGAGACACCATATTCGTTGACATATCCGCAAAAACGGGACAAAACGTGGATCAGCTCCTTGAGATGATACTACTCCTTGCGGACATACTGGAACTAAAGGCAAATCCCAACAAAAAGGCAAGGGGCACAATAATAGAGTCTAAACTGGACAGAAAGAGGGGACCCGTTGCTACCGTTATAGTAGAGGACGGAACCCTTAGAGTGGGTGACCACTTCGTTGCAGGTACAACCTACGGAAGAGTACGGGCTATGTTTGACGATAAGGGGAGACAGGTAAAGGAAGCCCCTCCCTCCACACCCGTAGAGGTACTCGGATTTGAAGAACTTCCTGAAGCGGGTGATGAACTCATAGTGGTGGATGATGAAAGAACTGCCAGGGAAATAGCGGAAAAGAGAAAGGAAAAGAAAGAGAGGGAAGAAAAGCTACAAACTATCAGGCTTGAAGACATCTACAAAAAGATACAGACAGGTGAAACGAAGGAACTCAGGATAGTCCTCAAGACAGACACCATGGGGTCCCTCGAAGCACTCAAAAAATCACTTGAAGAACTCTCAAACGAAAAGGTACAGGTAAAGATCATACACGGTGCGGTGGGCGGTATAACAGAAAACGACATAATGCTCGCCAAAGCGTCTGGTGCCATAGTCATAGGCTTTAACACTAGACCCGATCCCAAGGCAAGGGAACTCATGGAAAAAGAGAAGGTAGACGTCAGACTTTACGGAGTCATATACGAGGCTATAGAGGACGTCAAGAAGGCACTCGTTGGTCTGCTTGAACCTATCAAGAAAGAAGAAGTTATCGGAATGGCTGAGGTTCGTGCTACCTTCAAGATCAAGAAGGTGGGAACCGTTGCGGGTTGCTACGTGCTCAACGGAAAACTCGTCAGAGGTGCTAAAGCAAGACTGATAAGGGAAGGAGTAGTTATATACGACGGGGAAATAGAAAGCTTAAAGAGGTTCAAGGAAGACGTGCAGGAAGTCACAGCAGGTTACGAGTGCGGTGTTAAATTAAAGGACTACAACGACGTAAAAGTGGGTGACCAGATAGAATGCTACGAAATAAGGTACGAAAAACCGACACTCTGATAGCCCTCAACGAAGTATACGAAAGCATTCAGGGGGAAGGTCTACTTGTGGGCCTTCCCTCCGTCTTTATAAGACTTCAGGGGTGTAATTTACGCTGTCCTTGGTGCGACCAGCCAGAAGCTTTGAGCTTTTCAGGTAGGAAAGTAAAACTGAGTTCTTTGATAAATGAATTAAAGAAGTTCACAGCCAAACACATAGTTATAACTGGTGGTGAGCCTTTCGCTCATAGAGAACTCCCTTTCATAGTGGAATTCCTCCTTTCGGAAGGTTACTCAGTTCAAATAGAGACCAACGGAACACTCTGGGTGGAGGAGATGGAAAAGTTTGCAGAGGGTATTCACATAACCTGCTCTCCTAAAGGGGTTGCAAAGTACTACGTGCATCCCAAGATCTTAAAGTACGCAAAGGAATTGAAGTTCGTTGTTGACAAAGAGTTTTCCAAAGAAGTCCTTAAAAAAGAAGAGTTTGAAAGATTTTTAAGGGAAGGAAAAGTGGTTCTTCAGCCCGAGAGCAACAGAAAGGAGATGATGGAGAAGGCTCTAAAAATTCAAAAAGAGCTTTTAAAGGAATGCTACACAGTGAGGGTAATCCCTCAGGTTCACAAGTGTTTTGACCTGAAATGAGAAAACTGATTTCTTTAATCCTAGTAATTATCTTTCCTTACATTTCCTTAGGGCTTTCTGCAAGAATAGCCTTCAGCGAAAAGTTTATAGAGTGGGAATACTCAAGAAAAAATTTTCCCGAAGACAGGTGGGGAATGGAAAAAGAAGAGAGACTAAAACTTGCAAAACTCGGACTGAAAGCCGTAATAAGCGATAAAGGTATGGAAGAATTCAAAAAGGCAAGGTTGAAAAACGGCAAAAGAGCCTTTACAGACAGGGAAGTAAAGCACATGGAAGACGTAAAGAGATTTCTGTCTTTTTTCTTCCCATCCGTTTACGTACTCTCGATAATATGGATCGCAGGAGTGTTTTTACTCAGGAGTTTTGACGTTTTAATCTGGAGCGGAATTTTCAACTCCTTACTTTTGCTTTTCTTAGGAATTCTTACTTTTACAAATTACGAGAAGGCTTTTGAACTTTTTCACAACGTAGTTTTTGATCCATATTCTTGGAAGTTCAGGTATTCGGATACACTCATAAGGATTTATCCCATGAAGTTCTGGTACGATGGAACTTTATTTGTCGCGATATTGAGTTTTCTCTTCGGAATTTTAGTTCTTTTTACAGGAATTCTGGGAAAGAAATTTTTGAAAGGGAAAGGGGCTTAAACTTTAGCCCCCATTTGTTTTGCCTTTTCTATAACGTCCTCTATTGTTCCCACCATGTAGAAGGCGTTTTCGGGAAGGTGGTCGTACTTTCCTGTGAGAACTTCCTTGAAGGACCTTATGGTATCCTCGAGTTTTACGTACTTACCGGGCATACCTGTAAATTGCTCCGCAACGTGGAAGGGTTGAGAGAGGAACTTCTGTATTCTTCTCGCCCTGTTAACGATAGCCTTGTCCTCGTCAGAGAGTTCTTCCATACCGAGGATTGCGATGATTTCTTGAAGTTCTTTGTACCTTTGGAGAATCCTCTTTACTTCCATTGCAACTTCGTAGTGCTCTTCTCCGACATACTCGGGAGCGAGGTACTTAGATGTAGATTCGAGGGGATCTATTGCGGGATATATTCCGAGCTCAGCGAGTCTTCTTGTGAGAACGGTCGTAGCGTCGAGGTGCGCGAATATGGACCAAGGTGCGGGGTCAGTTATGTCGTCTGCGGGAACGTAAACCGCCTGAATTGCGGTAATAGAACCTTTCTTGGTTGAAGTAATTCTTTCCTGAACTTCACCGACGTCAGTATTGAGGGTGGGCTGGTAACCAACCGCGGAGGGTAGTCTTCCAAGAAGCGTTGAAACTTCCGCACCTGCCTGAACGAACCTGAATATGTTGTCTATGAATATGAGAACGTCCTGACCTTCCACGTCTCTGAAGTACTCAGCCATTGTAAGTCCGGTGTGTGCCACCCTGAACCTAACTCCCGGAGGCTCGTTCATCTGTCCGTAAACCATAACCGTGTAAGGGAGAACTCCGGACTCCTTCATTTCGAGCCAGAGGTCGTTTCCTTCTCTTGTTCTCTCGCCCACTCCAACGACAACGGAATACCCTTCGTGGAAACGCGCTATGTTGTGGATGAGCTCCTGCATGAGAACGGTCTTTCCAACTCCCGCACCGCCGAAGAGTCCAACCTTACCACCCTTTATGATGGGCTGGAGGAGGTCTATAACTTTAATACCCGTTTCAAGAATTTCAACTTTCGTGGATTGTTCAACGAGTTCGGGTGGATTTCTGAACATGGGCCAGTACTCTTTAGCCTCTACCGGACCCTGCTCGTCTATGGGTTGTCCCGCAACGTTGAATATCCTTCCGAGAACTTCCTTACCTACGGGTATCTTTATGGGTCCCCCCAAGTACTCAACTTCTTGACCTCTCACGAGACCATCTGTTGGACCCATCGCTATCGCCCTTACTCTGTGCTCCCCTATGTGCTGTGCCACTTCCATGAAGAGTACTTCTTCGAACCAGTTACCTCTGTCGTCTATAGCTCTTCTTATTGTTTTGAGACCGTCTTTGATTTTGGGAAGTTCCTTTACCCCTTCGAACTCCACGTCAACAACGGGTCCTATGACCTGAACTACCTTTCCCTTAATCACTTCCGCCATCTATAAACCTCCTTTATTGTGCTTTAAGAGCTTCAACAGCGTTGGTTATATCTATAAGTTCGGTTGTAATAGCTTCCTGCCTTGCCTTGTTGAACACGAGGGTCCACTGCCTTATTAGGTCCTCTGCGTTCTTGGTTGCGTTGTCCATCGCTATCATCCTCGCGAAGTGCTCCGCCGCGTTGGACTCAACCATAGCCCTGTATACCTGGTAGTTAAGGTACAGGTTTACTATGTAGTCAAAGAACTCCTCTTCTGAGACTTCAAACTCGTAAGTTCCAAGCTCTTCCACTTCTTTTTCTTGGGCTTCAAAAGGCAGGAAGACCCTTACCTGAGGTTTGTAGCTCGCCCTCGTGACCATCTCGTTGTTTATCAAGTAAACCCTATCGGTTTCTCCGTTTAAGAACCTCTCCTTTACTATTTCTGCCACCTCTTTAGCCACATTGAAGTTTACGGTCTTTCTAAAAACTTCATCGTATCCCTTTATTACGTTGTATCCCCTCTTCGTAAAGTACTGAAAGCCCTTTCTCCCCACAAGTATAAGGCTAACCTTAACACCCTTTTCTTCCTTCTCCCTTATTAAATTTTCCGCTGTTCTGATTACGTTTGAATTGAAAGCTCCCGCGAGACCCCTGTCTGCGGTAACGAGGATAACGTCAACGTTTCTTTCTTCCCTCACGTCAAAGAGGGGATTATCTTCCGTGTCCACATGGGCAGCGAGATGTCCTACGAGTTCGTAGAGTTTCTCCGAGTAGGGACGGGAAGCGTAAACGAGTTCCTGAGCTTTCCTGAGTTTTGCGGCGGAAACGACTTTCATCGCGTTCGTTATTCTCTTCGTGTTCTTTATTCCCTGTATCTTTCTCTTTATGTCCCTGGGAGAAAGTTTCGCCATAACGCTACTTATTATAAACTAATGTCTAAAGGAAGTAGTATAATTTAAACCTTCGCAAAGGAGGTAAAGGATGAAGGTAGTTCTCGTAAAGGACGTAGAAGGACTGGGATTTTTCGGAGACGTGGTTAACGTAAAAGACGGGTACGCCATGAATTACCTCATTCCCAGAGGTTTAGCCCTCCCGGCAACTGAAGGAAACATAAAGCACATACAAACAATCCTCGCTCAAAAGGAAAGGAAACTGCTGAGAGAAAAGAAGAAGGCTGAAGAACTCGCTAAGAAGCTCGAAGGTATGGTGATAGGAATTAAGAAACCCGCCGGAGAAGGCGGAAAGCTTTTCGGTTCAGTTACACCCGCGGATATAGTAAACGCACTAAAAGAAAAGGGAATAGAGATAGAGAGGAAGAACGTGGTCTTCTACCACCCCATTAAAGAAGTGGGAGTTTTTCCAGTAAAGATAAGGCTTCACAAGGACGTTGAGGTGGACATTAAGGTTGACGTAAAACCTGAGGAGAAGTAAATTCCTGTTATGCGAGAAGTAAGTTTAAATGAAAAAGAGTTTCACTTAAATAAGGACTTATTTTTCCTGCTCGGTGGAGTCCTCCTCTCCGTTTTAGCTGGATTCTTTCTCCCCTTTGAAAACCTCTTCTGGTACAAATCCGCCTTTCTGGGATACATACTCTCTTCTGTGGTTTACGTAGCCTACCTTCTGGTACGTGAAAGGATAGTTGGCGTAGTAGCAACGCTGACGCTTTACCTTTCCCTGCTCCTCAACTTAACGGGAATGATAAGGAGGGCTTACGAGAGTTATAAGCTCGGCGTTTTCCACCCGCCTTGGAGTAATTTGTTTGAAGCACTAACCTTCTGGAGTTTTATAGCCGGATTTGTTTACCTTGTTATTGAAAGGAAGTACGGATTTAAGATACTCGGAGCTTTTGTAATTCCCGTAATTGCAGCAATTTCTGGTTTCGCCATATACAAGGCAAATCCTGAAATAACACCCTTGATGCCCGCCCTTAGGAGTTACTGGCTTTACCTTCACGTGGTAACAGCCTTTACGGGATACGCGGGTTTTACAGTTGCATTCGGTGGAGCGGTGGCTTACTTGCTCAAAGAGCACTTCCCGGAGAATAAATTCGTAAAAAACCTCCTTCCGAGAAGGGAAATCCTCGACGAGATAACTTACAAATCGATCGCCATCGTTTTTCCGATATGGACCGCCTCAATAATCCTGGGTGCTGCGTGGGCAAATGAGGCGTGGGGCGGTTACTGGAGCTGGGACCCTAAGGAAGTATGGTCCTTAATAGTCTGGCTATTCTTCGGAGCGTATCTGCATGCAAGACAGCTTATGGGCTGGAAAGGGAAGAGAGTTGCTTGGCTTGTGGTTTTCGGGTTTATTACAGTTCTTATATGCTTCTTCGCGGTAAACCTCTACTTCCCGGGACTTCACTCTTACGCTACCGAGTGAAGTTCTCCACTCTTTCTTTCGCTATTTTTACCGCCTCCCTCATTTTATCTTCCGTTGTGTTTATGGTTTTCGCCACGTTCCTGAGTATCCTTTCGTTGTCGTGGTGATTTTCTAAAAGTTCCACTAAGGAAAGAAGGAGTCCGAACTCGTTGTACCTCTTCTCAAGTGCTTCTACAACCTCAGAACTCATCCCGAGTTCCCTTGCCAGTGAGGCAGGCTCTTCGTTCATAAGCTCGTTAACTAAGGAAAACAGTCCTATCATGTACCCTTCCTTTGCGTATTCGGGAATGTAAATTTTTGCGAGTTCCTGAGCAAGAACTGCCCTGAAGAAAGAACGCTTTATTATCTCCTCTTCGTATTTACCCGCAAAGAGTTCCGACATCGCTATAACGAGGAGTAGGTTGGCTATGTTGTTTATGCTCAAGAAAAGCACCGCATCGCTGACGCTTTGTATGTCCTTGCTCTTTCCCGGGTATAGGTTTTTAACCCACTTCAGGATTTTATAGGTAAGCCCCACGTCCGACTCTATTAAGTTAACTATCTGGTTTACGTCCTTTTTCTCTATGGCATCGTATAGTTTAATTATCGTGGTCTTTAAGAACCTTAGGTTTCTTCCGTTCTTTACGACACTCGGGGGAAAGAGATTTCCTTGAAAGAGGTCTCCGAGCTTTTTAGCCTCTTCAAAGTCTTCCTCCGTGTTTACTCCGTAGATTATTACCTTTTTGTTTATGTACTTAAGGGCGTCGACTTCGTCTTCAAAGTCTTTTCCTTCAAAAGAACGCCTCTTCCAGTTGACGCTCACGTAGTCTGAAAGGGGTAAGAGGGGAAGTACGGATACTTTGTCAAATCTGAAATCGGAGATCAGGAGTTCGTATCCTTTTGCCTTCAGATCTTTCAAGGCGTTAACGAGTTTTTCGTTTACTTCCTTTACATCCCTCAGCTTTATAACTACCTTTGAAGGGGGAAAGAGTTCGTAGGCGTCACTTTCTATGAACTCTTCGGAAAACTCAATCACGCACTTTTTGCCGTCTATTTCCTGAATTACATTCTCTTCTATTAAAATGTTCATAACTTTAGCGGGATTGTCTGCATTCTCTCTCAGTTTGAATTCGAACCCGAACAGCTCCTTTCTCCCGTCCAATATTGGGTGTCTGTAAAGGAGATCCATTCATTTAAAATATAAATTCCTGTTTTATTTTCTGTGAATATTTTTTAACCTCACCGATCAGGTAAATGGAGCCGATAATTAGCATGTCTTCTTCTAAGTTTAGTAATTCTTCTATCGTAAACACTTTCGTTTTAAATCCCATTTCTTTTGCGAATTTTTCTAAATTCTTTACATCTTCTGCCCTGTAGTAATCTATCGGAAGGAGGTAAATTTCCTCCGTTAGATTTCTCAAGAGTGTCAAAGTCAATTCCCATTCTTTTCCTTTAAGGGAAGAGTAGGCCACCTTTACTTCGGGAAAGTGTTTTTTCACGGTCTTTACCACCTTTACAACGGAGTAAGGGTTGTGGGATGCATCCACCATTAAAAGTGGTTTTTCCCTCAGCACTTCCATCCTGCCTTCCCAAACCGTATTTTTCAGGGCTTGATTGACCTTTTCGGGGCTGAGCTTAGTAAACTCCGAAGAGAGTGTGATGGCAAGTGAAGCGTTGTCTATTTGCCACTTTCCCCAAAGGGAAAGCTGAGCACCTTCAAGACTGAAGTTTTCACTCTCGTACTTTTCAAGAACAGTTCTTTCTCTTTCAACTTTTCCCCAATACTCGTAATCAATTCCGGCAACTTTAAGATTCTTTAAGCCGAGTTCAAGAGCCCTTGTGTATAAGGGATATCTAGCACTTCCCAGAATTAAGGGTTTCCCTTCCTCGTAAAGTCCGAGCTTTTCCTCCGCTATTTTTTCCACCGTGTCTCCGAGCCACCTTGTGTGGTCTCTCTCCACGTTCGTTATTCCTCTCACCCCGGCTTCGGAGACTTTTGTAGCGTCCCACCTTCCTCCCATTCCCACTTCAAAAACAGCAACGTTAATTCCTTGGTCCTCAAAGTACTTTACCGCTATCAGGGTCGCAGCCTCAAAGTATGTGAGGGAAAACTTTTCAAAAACTTTTTTCAGGTCCTTGACGTAATCTTTTAAGACTTCTTCCTGTATTGGCTTTCCGTTTATCCTCCATCTCTCGTTTTCGGATATCAGGTGAGGGGAGACGAACCAGCCCGTTTTAAAGCCGTGTTCTCTTAAAATTCTCTCGGTAAAGGCACAGGTAGAGCCCTTTCCGTTTGTTCCCCCTACCAGAATTGAAGGGTAATTTTTCTGGGGATTTCCTATATACTCGCAAGCCTTTTTTATCCTCTCAAGCGTTGGTTTTACGTCAAAGTCCTTTTCTTTGTATAGTTCCCACAAAATTCCCATGGCGAATAGAGTTTATAATTTAAAGCATAATGGACAAAGAAAAACTAGAAAAAGAAGTAATAAAACTCCTGTCAAAGAAGAAAAAACCCCTTCACTTCCTACAGATAGCTAAAGCCCTTGGGCTCGGGAAGAAGGAGAGGAAGACCTTAAAAAAGGTAATGAGAAAGCTCAAGAAGGAGGGTAAAGTAAA
The genomic region above belongs to Aquifex aeolicus VF5 and contains:
- a CDS encoding lysophospholipid acyltransferase family protein, with the protein product MNKLKYRLIFLMLPFIGLILRIIGRTIRWKKRYEFRKDKGKIYALWHGHALGLALYGMDRGIVVLVSRFRDGEIAARLLKELGFEVVRGSTEEGKAKKGGRSATLKLIEYLKEGKNVAITVDGPKVPLTE
- the infB gene encoding translation initiation factor IF-2 — protein: MSLTKTKRVSDVAKELGVKSKEIIEFLNEYYPRPDGKPWKASHGLDEQALEMIYDAFGIKEEEEKEEVVTEQAQAPAEVEEKKEEEKKEEVIVEEVVEEKKPEVIVEEIEEKKEEEEKKEEEKPKKSVEELIKEILEKKEKEKEKKKVEKERKEEKVRVVEVKKEERKEEKKEEKKEEEKPKIKMSKKEREIMRKLEHAVEKEKKKQEKREKEKKKKEEEVKIIYIPEVITVRELAELLDVPANKVIAELMKRGVLATINQPVPPEVAVEVAESFGYLAEVKKEEEELEEEALLKEEEEREEELQPRPPIVVVMGHVDHGKTTLLDRIRKTNVAEREKGGITQHIGASQVELPDGRKITFLDTPGHEAFTTLRARGAKVTDISVLVVAADDGVMPQTIEAINHAKAFNVPIIVAVNKIDKPNADPMKVRRELSEHGLIPEEWGGDTIFVDISAKTGQNVDQLLEMILLLADILELKANPNKKARGTIIESKLDRKRGPVATVIVEDGTLRVGDHFVAGTTYGRVRAMFDDKGRQVKEAPPSTPVEVLGFEELPEAGDELIVVDDERTAREIAEKRKEKKEREEKLQTIRLEDIYKKIQTGETKELRIVLKTDTMGSLEALKKSLEELSNEKVQVKIIHGAVGGITENDIMLAKASGAIVIGFNTRPDPKARELMEKEKVDVRLYGVIYEAIEDVKKALVGLLEPIKKEEVIGMAEVRATFKIKKVGTVAGCYVLNGKLVRGAKARLIREGVVIYDGEIESLKRFKEDVQEVTAGYECGVKLKDYNDVKVGDQIECYEIRYEKPTL
- a CDS encoding 7-carboxy-7-deazaguanine synthase QueE; the protein is MLRNKVRKTDTLIALNEVYESIQGEGLLVGLPSVFIRLQGCNLRCPWCDQPEALSFSGRKVKLSSLINELKKFTAKHIVITGGEPFAHRELPFIVEFLLSEGYSVQIETNGTLWVEEMEKFAEGIHITCSPKGVAKYYVHPKILKYAKELKFVVDKEFSKEVLKKEEFERFLREGKVVLQPESNRKEMMEKALKIQKELLKECYTVRVIPQVHKCFDLK
- a CDS encoding TIGR01906 family membrane protein; protein product: MRKLISLILVIIFPYISLGLSARIAFSEKFIEWEYSRKNFPEDRWGMEKEERLKLAKLGLKAVISDKGMEEFKKARLKNGKRAFTDREVKHMEDVKRFLSFFFPSVYVLSIIWIAGVFLLRSFDVLIWSGIFNSLLLLFLGILTFTNYEKAFELFHNVVFDPYSWKFRYSDTLIRIYPMKFWYDGTLFVAILSFLFGILVLFTGILGKKFLKGKGA
- the atpD gene encoding F0F1 ATP synthase subunit beta, yielding MAEVIKGKVVQVIGPVVDVEFEGVKELPKIKDGLKTIRRAIDDRGNWFEEVLFMEVAQHIGEHRVRAIAMGPTDGLVRGQEVEYLGGPIKIPVGKEVLGRIFNVAGQPIDEQGPVEAKEYWPMFRNPPELVEQSTKVEILETGIKVIDLLQPIIKGGKVGLFGGAGVGKTVLMQELIHNIARFHEGYSVVVGVGERTREGNDLWLEMKESGVLPYTVMVYGQMNEPPGVRFRVAHTGLTMAEYFRDVEGQDVLIFIDNIFRFVQAGAEVSTLLGRLPSAVGYQPTLNTDVGEVQERITSTKKGSITAIQAVYVPADDITDPAPWSIFAHLDATTVLTRRLAELGIYPAIDPLESTSKYLAPEYVGEEHYEVAMEVKRILQRYKELQEIIAILGMEELSDEDKAIVNRARRIQKFLSQPFHVAEQFTGMPGKYVKLEDTIRSFKEVLTGKYDHLPENAFYMVGTIEDVIEKAKQMGAKV
- a CDS encoding F0F1 ATP synthase subunit gamma, giving the protein MAKLSPRDIKRKIQGIKNTKRITNAMKVVSAAKLRKAQELVYASRPYSEKLYELVGHLAAHVDTEDNPLFDVREERNVDVILVTADRGLAGAFNSNVIRTAENLIREKEEKGVKVSLILVGRKGFQYFTKRGYNVIKGYDEVFRKTVNFNVAKEVAEIVKERFLNGETDRVYLINNEMVTRASYKPQVRVFLPFEAQEKEVEELGTYEFEVSEEEFFDYIVNLYLNYQVYRAMVESNAAEHFARMIAMDNATKNAEDLIRQWTLVFNKARQEAITTELIDITNAVEALKAQ
- the rplI gene encoding 50S ribosomal protein L9, with the translated sequence MKVVLVKDVEGLGFFGDVVNVKDGYAMNYLIPRGLALPATEGNIKHIQTILAQKERKLLREKKKAEELAKKLEGMVIGIKKPAGEGGKLFGSVTPADIVNALKEKGIEIERKNVVFYHPIKEVGVFPVKIRLHKDVEVDIKVDVKPEEK
- the ccsB gene encoding c-type cytochrome biogenesis protein CcsB; this translates as MREVSLNEKEFHLNKDLFFLLGGVLLSVLAGFFLPFENLFWYKSAFLGYILSSVVYVAYLLVRERIVGVVATLTLYLSLLLNLTGMIRRAYESYKLGVFHPPWSNLFEALTFWSFIAGFVYLVIERKYGFKILGAFVIPVIAAISGFAIYKANPEITPLMPALRSYWLYLHVVTAFTGYAGFTVAFGGAVAYLLKEHFPENKFVKNLLPRREILDEITYKSIAIVFPIWTASIILGAAWANEAWGGYWSWDPKEVWSLIVWLFFGAYLHARQLMGWKGKRVAWLVVFGFITVLICFFAVNLYFPGLHSYATE
- a CDS encoding EAL and HDOD domain-containing protein → MDLLYRHPILDGRKELFGFEFKLRENADNPAKVMNILIEENVIQEIDGKKCVIEFSEEFIESDAYELFPPSKVVIKLRDVKEVNEKLVNALKDLKAKGYELLISDFRFDKVSVLPLLPLSDYVSVNWKRRSFEGKDFEDEVDALKYINKKVIIYGVNTEEDFEEAKKLGDLFQGNLFPPSVVKNGRNLRFLKTTIIKLYDAIEKKDVNQIVNLIESDVGLTYKILKWVKNLYPGKSKDIQSVSDAVLFLSINNIANLLLVIAMSELFAGKYEEEIIKRSFFRAVLAQELAKIYIPEYAKEGYMIGLFSLVNELMNEEPASLARELGMSSEVVEALEKRYNEFGLLLSLVELLENHHDNERILRNVAKTINTTEDKMREAVKIAKERVENFTR
- a CDS encoding folylpolyglutamate synthase/dihydrofolate synthase family protein, coding for MGILWELYKEKDFDVKPTLERIKKACEYIGNPQKNYPSILVGGTNGKGSTCAFTERILREHGFKTGWFVSPHLISENERWRINGKPIQEEVLKDYVKDLKKVFEKFSLTYFEAATLIAVKYFEDQGINVAVFEVGMGGRWDATKVSEAGVRGITNVERDHTRWLGDTVEKIAEEKLGLYEEGKPLILGSARYPLYTRALELGLKNLKVAGIDYEYWGKVERERTVLEKYESENFSLEGAQLSLWGKWQIDNASLAITLSSEFTKLSPEKVNQALKNTVWEGRMEVLREKPLLMVDASHNPYSVVKVVKTVKKHFPEVKVAYSSLKGKEWELTLTLLRNLTEEIYLLPIDYYRAEDVKNLEKFAKEMGFKTKVFTIEELLNLEEDMLIIGSIYLIGEVKKYSQKIKQEFIF